From Lentisphaera araneosa HTCC2155, the proteins below share one genomic window:
- a CDS encoding response regulator: MAKRVLVVDDEPDIQELLKLTLGKEGYDVICTGDGSKAIKMTETHAPDLIILDGMLPGMDGNDICYRLKNDKSTANIPIIMLSARTDETDQIIGIRLGADDYITKPFSPKVLSAKVSATIKRAAQNKDLSHDEDILRHEKLVMNKADFSITYEEQPVKLTAVEYNLLYFLCKKPGRVYTRERILEEIRGDDVIITGRTVDVHILSLRRKIPGFESYIETVRGVGYRIKA; the protein is encoded by the coding sequence ATGGCAAAGCGAGTTTTAGTAGTTGATGATGAGCCCGATATTCAAGAGCTCCTTAAACTGACTTTAGGTAAAGAAGGTTACGACGTCATTTGCACCGGTGATGGTTCAAAGGCAATCAAAATGACTGAAACTCATGCGCCCGACCTCATTATTCTTGATGGCATGCTTCCTGGCATGGATGGCAATGATATTTGTTACCGCTTAAAAAATGATAAATCAACGGCAAATATCCCAATTATTATGTTGAGTGCTCGTACTGATGAAACCGATCAAATCATTGGCATTCGTTTAGGCGCCGATGACTACATCACAAAGCCATTTAGTCCAAAAGTTCTCTCCGCTAAAGTAAGTGCTACAATTAAGCGTGCTGCACAAAATAAAGACCTTAGCCATGATGAAGATATTCTTCGTCATGAAAAACTTGTGATGAATAAGGCTGACTTCTCTATAACTTACGAGGAACAGCCAGTGAAACTGACTGCTGTAGAATATAACCTACTCTATTTCTTGTGTAAAAAGCCAGGTCGCGTTTACACACGTGAAAGAATTCTCGAAGAAATTCGTGGCGATGATGTGATTATCACAGGGAGAACAGTAGATGTTCATATTCTATCCTTAAGACGTAAAATCCCCGGTTTTGAAAGTTATATCGAAACTGTAAGAGGAGTGGGTTACAGAATCAAAGCATGA
- the phoU gene encoding phosphate signaling complex protein PhoU, with protein MKTHMQREINVLRNQLLELGGDVNSSLNMTYKALLDMDKALANKVIKADQKINDAEIIIEENALKILALYQPVASDLREVISFLKINNDLERVGDLCSNICRYIKKSLKAGAIDVPDKLQEMFPKVLNMMNLTIDCAYKDDIETVIQVCELDNSIDALNKSLLSELKEKIQESPEMTDQLLYYFSISRTLERIADYFTNICEDIYYKVTGSIVRHSPENMILEDED; from the coding sequence ATGAAAACACATATGCAAAGAGAAATCAACGTTCTTAGAAATCAACTCCTCGAACTTGGTGGTGATGTTAATTCTAGTTTAAATATGACGTACAAAGCCTTATTAGATATGGATAAAGCTTTGGCAAATAAAGTCATCAAAGCAGATCAAAAAATCAATGACGCTGAGATTATTATCGAAGAGAATGCTTTGAAAATCTTAGCTCTCTATCAACCAGTTGCCTCTGACTTACGTGAAGTGATTAGTTTCCTCAAGATCAATAATGACTTGGAACGTGTGGGTGATCTTTGCAGTAACATCTGCCGCTACATCAAAAAATCGCTTAAAGCGGGCGCTATTGATGTTCCAGATAAACTTCAAGAGATGTTCCCGAAAGTTCTTAATATGATGAATCTAACGATTGATTGTGCTTACAAAGACGACATTGAAACTGTTATTCAAGTTTGTGAACTTGATAATTCGATTGACGCACTCAACAAGAGTCTTTTATCTGAATTAAAAGAAAAAATTCAAGAGTCTCCTGAAATGACGGACCAATTGCTTTACTACTTCTCGATTTCACGAACTTTAGAAAGAATTGCCGATTACTTTACAAATATTTGTGAAGATATTTATTACAAGGTTACGGGATCAATTGTTCGCCATAGTCCCGAGAATATGATTTTAGAAGACGAGGATTAA
- the pstB gene encoding phosphate ABC transporter ATP-binding protein PstB, whose amino-acid sequence MSTANKQLIQIKNFDFSYGSHQVLFDVNMDIPEKEVVAYIGPSGCGKSTLLRNMNRMNDLVDGINHKGDITINGSSIYSKSTDVIALRRRVGMVFQHSNPFPKSIYENIVYGLRIAGRSNKAELDAVVEKSLKSAALWEEVKDRLDANALGLSGGQKQRLCIARAIACQPEIILMDEPCSALDPLATVKIEELIHELKKDFTIVIVTHNMHQAARVSDKTAFFYMGKLIEYDQTELIFSNPSQKQTEDYISGRFG is encoded by the coding sequence ATGAGCACTGCTAATAAACAACTCATACAAATCAAAAACTTTGATTTCTCCTACGGTTCCCATCAAGTTCTTTTCGATGTTAACATGGATATTCCCGAAAAAGAAGTTGTGGCTTATATTGGCCCTTCAGGTTGTGGTAAATCCACCCTACTTCGCAATATGAATCGCATGAACGATTTAGTTGATGGTATTAATCACAAAGGTGATATTACCATTAATGGTTCGAGCATTTACTCAAAATCAACTGATGTTATCGCTTTGCGTCGTCGTGTTGGGATGGTATTCCAGCATTCCAATCCCTTTCCGAAATCTATTTACGAAAATATTGTTTATGGGTTGAGAATTGCGGGTCGCAGTAACAAAGCTGAATTAGATGCAGTTGTTGAAAAAAGTTTGAAGTCAGCGGCTCTTTGGGAAGAAGTAAAAGATCGTCTCGATGCCAATGCCCTCGGTCTTTCTGGTGGTCAGAAGCAACGTCTTTGTATCGCGCGAGCCATTGCGTGTCAACCAGAGATCATCCTCATGGATGAACCTTGTTCGGCTCTTGACCCTTTAGCAACAGTTAAAATTGAAGAACTGATTCATGAGTTGAAAAAAGACTTCACAATTGTTATAGTAACTCATAACATGCACCAAGCAGCACGTGTATCAGATAAGACAGCTTTCTTTTATATGGGGAAACTTATTGAGTATGACCAAACTGAGTTAATTTTCTCAAACCCAAGTCAAAAACAAACAGAAGATTATATTAGCGGTCGTTTCGGTTAA
- the pstA gene encoding phosphate ABC transporter permease PstA, producing MSKEHKIKGETRVWITGLGLSAGLIMTLSILGLIFYYGLSVFWPKDVVTVNVPEELAIRDKKGTSTSFWGIEVKRVEQQIPGRSKEEKPISVQYYTANRDAYGNSFIFVKESQLNISEQLDPNVMIMERESESRAIVKPLKIVVDGKEIEASAANFIEEFDNAIQHAADKRHAAEELVGGILLDIANEIKNLKVVIHKKQLAEQDTSAEEAQMKELKARADENAKKVNDLYEEKDKDSLTVQVNPNGMTYEMPIGEVIRYNFPNQLGTMSRLSLFFENVYEYVTAYPREANTEGGIFPAIIGTLVMTIVMCIPVTFFGVITAIYLHEYAKDSLVTRAVRIAINNLAGVPSIVFGAFGLGFFIYFIGSNIDDFFFKDWKLATGEPIFGTGGLLWASLTLALMTLPVVIVSTEEALSSVPHGLREGAMGCGATKWQSIWTVILPSATPGIITGMILAMARGAGEVAPLMLVGVVKLAPSLPVNATYPFVHIDQKFMHLGFHIYDLGFQSPDSEAAKPMVYATTLFLILTVTGLNLAGIIIRQRLKKRFATGAF from the coding sequence ATGTCTAAAGAACATAAAATCAAAGGCGAAACACGCGTCTGGATTACCGGTTTAGGGCTCTCAGCGGGCTTGATCATGACATTATCCATTCTCGGTCTTATCTTTTACTACGGCCTTAGTGTTTTCTGGCCTAAAGACGTTGTTACTGTTAATGTTCCTGAAGAACTCGCTATTCGTGATAAAAAGGGTACGAGCACAAGTTTCTGGGGTATTGAAGTTAAAAGAGTTGAACAACAGATCCCAGGACGCTCAAAAGAAGAAAAACCTATCTCGGTACAGTATTATACTGCAAATAGGGATGCTTATGGCAATAGTTTTATCTTCGTTAAAGAGAGCCAATTAAATATTTCAGAGCAACTCGATCCTAATGTAATGATTATGGAACGTGAGTCTGAATCTCGCGCGATTGTCAAGCCTTTAAAAATTGTGGTTGATGGCAAAGAGATAGAAGCCTCTGCAGCCAACTTTATTGAGGAATTTGATAATGCGATTCAACATGCAGCTGATAAAAGACACGCAGCAGAAGAACTTGTTGGCGGTATCCTATTAGATATAGCTAATGAAATTAAAAATTTAAAAGTCGTCATTCACAAGAAGCAATTAGCTGAGCAAGACACTTCTGCCGAAGAAGCTCAGATGAAAGAACTCAAAGCTCGTGCAGATGAGAACGCCAAAAAAGTAAATGATCTCTACGAAGAAAAAGATAAAGATAGCTTAACTGTGCAGGTTAACCCTAATGGTATGACTTACGAAATGCCTATTGGTGAAGTCATTCGCTACAACTTCCCCAATCAACTGGGGACAATGAGTCGTCTCTCTTTGTTCTTTGAAAATGTTTATGAGTATGTTACAGCATATCCTCGTGAAGCTAATACTGAAGGTGGTATATTCCCTGCGATTATTGGTACCTTAGTAATGACGATCGTTATGTGTATTCCCGTGACATTCTTTGGTGTCATTACCGCTATCTATCTTCACGAATATGCAAAAGACAGCTTAGTGACTCGTGCCGTTCGCATCGCGATCAATAACCTAGCTGGTGTGCCCTCTATCGTATTTGGTGCCTTTGGCTTAGGTTTCTTTATTTATTTCATAGGTTCAAACATCGATGACTTCTTCTTTAAAGACTGGAAGCTCGCCACTGGCGAACCTATTTTCGGTACAGGTGGTTTACTTTGGGCTTCATTAACACTCGCATTGATGACTCTGCCAGTGGTTATTGTCTCTACTGAAGAAGCACTCTCGTCAGTACCCCATGGCCTTCGTGAAGGTGCAATGGGCTGCGGTGCAACTAAGTGGCAGTCAATCTGGACAGTGATCCTGCCTTCTGCAACACCAGGTATAATTACAGGAATGATTTTAGCCATGGCTCGTGGAGCTGGTGAAGTAGCGCCACTGATGTTAGTGGGCGTTGTAAAACTCGCACCGAGTTTGCCGGTGAATGCCACTTACCCCTTTGTGCACATCGACCAGAAATTCATGCACTTAGGCTTCCATATTTATGACCTTGGTTTCCAGTCACCTGACTCAGAAGCGGCTAAGCCAATGGTTTATGCGACCACACTCTTTTTAATTCTCACCGTCACAGGTCTTAACCTGGCAGGTATTATAATTCGCCAAAGACTAAAGAAACGTTTTGCGACTGGCGCATTCTAA
- a CDS encoding ABC transporter permease subunit, which yields MSSTLKTAKRTLLVDKFMSVAIKVCGVGIIAAVMCLLVYISYEVAPLVQKAKIEHVKTIKLESSKIHDWGFDEWSNVPTTIDSENLIFQSAKTGDVLQTISLKEFLGLNKDEIISAADYNQSKEQFVAGSNQGRFFIIDVNYSRVEKGDEWVTVFAPSIAGKFNFQSKHPISAISYGAQDEDKLVGALIQNGEQEEVKVAYLAQEVDLFGNAGDLEIEETYDIQLENRVKSILVSNQANMISLADNKGKLTIFHCRGSKPEKFQEEALGDVENTVLAPVLGDMSLITVDKQGAVVGLSMYKENEKTPLLFHKTKLELEAMPAGETFRYSGSTRNKSFLLSSDKTIRLYNFTTEQSRWEYTAKANITGINISKKYDNIFILDENNNLSQYNLNDPHPESSWKTFFGKIHYEGAPEESYKWESTGGTDEAESKMSMIPLVYGTLKATFYAMLFATPLALFAALYTSQFLHPSLKKIVKPTMEIMASLPSVIIGFFGAIWLAPKVEDKFPSIIALLVLLPLMTMIFGRIQAKIPLGSKLKCANGYEFFWLIPVLVISGIVAWKLGPVFENMIFDHSFKSWWNHSLGMKYESKNAIIVGISMGFAVIPIIFTITEDALSNVPQNLISGSLALGASRWQTAVKVVLPTASAGIFSAIMIGLGRAVGETMIVLFCCGGTSIMETNPFSGMRTLSVNLATELPEAPKDGTLFRALFLGALLLFLMTFVINTIAEILRQYIRNKYKVV from the coding sequence ATGTCATCTACACTTAAGACAGCTAAGCGAACTCTACTCGTAGATAAGTTTATGTCTGTTGCCATAAAAGTCTGTGGCGTGGGTATCATTGCAGCTGTGATGTGCCTTTTGGTCTACATTTCTTATGAAGTAGCCCCTCTTGTTCAGAAAGCTAAAATTGAACATGTAAAAACGATAAAACTTGAAAGCTCAAAAATCCACGATTGGGGGTTTGACGAATGGTCTAATGTCCCTACTACAATTGATTCAGAAAACCTCATATTCCAATCCGCCAAAACTGGCGATGTTTTACAAACAATTTCCTTAAAAGAATTTCTCGGCCTAAATAAAGACGAAATCATCAGTGCCGCTGACTACAATCAATCAAAAGAACAGTTTGTTGCCGGCTCTAACCAAGGTCGATTTTTTATTATCGACGTTAATTACTCGCGCGTTGAAAAAGGTGATGAATGGGTGACCGTTTTTGCCCCGAGTATCGCAGGCAAATTCAATTTCCAAAGCAAACACCCTATATCAGCCATCTCTTACGGTGCCCAAGACGAAGATAAATTAGTTGGGGCCCTCATCCAAAACGGCGAACAAGAAGAAGTTAAAGTCGCTTACCTTGCCCAAGAAGTTGATCTTTTTGGTAATGCCGGAGATTTAGAGATTGAAGAAACTTACGACATACAATTAGAGAATAGAGTTAAATCAATCCTCGTTTCGAATCAAGCTAATATGATTAGTTTAGCTGATAACAAAGGTAAGCTCACTATCTTTCACTGCCGAGGCAGCAAACCTGAAAAATTCCAAGAAGAAGCTTTAGGAGATGTGGAAAACACAGTACTTGCTCCAGTTCTTGGCGATATGTCATTAATTACAGTCGATAAGCAAGGCGCAGTAGTCGGCTTATCTATGTATAAAGAAAACGAAAAGACTCCCCTACTCTTTCATAAAACGAAGCTCGAGCTCGAAGCCATGCCTGCAGGTGAGACCTTCCGCTATAGTGGGAGTACACGTAATAAAAGTTTTTTACTCAGCTCTGATAAAACGATTCGACTCTATAATTTCACTACAGAACAATCCCGTTGGGAATACACTGCTAAAGCCAATATTACTGGCATCAACATCTCAAAGAAATATGATAACATTTTTATCCTCGATGAAAATAATAACTTATCGCAATACAATTTAAATGACCCCCACCCCGAGTCTAGCTGGAAAACTTTCTTCGGTAAAATTCACTATGAAGGCGCTCCTGAAGAATCATATAAGTGGGAGTCCACTGGAGGCACTGACGAAGCTGAATCCAAAATGTCAATGATTCCCCTCGTTTATGGTACACTCAAAGCGACTTTTTATGCGATGTTATTTGCGACTCCCCTCGCTTTATTCGCCGCCTTATACACATCACAGTTCCTTCACCCTAGCCTCAAAAAAATTGTTAAACCAACGATGGAAATCATGGCTTCTTTGCCTTCCGTTATTATTGGTTTCTTTGGTGCTATTTGGTTAGCTCCAAAAGTCGAAGACAAATTCCCTTCTATTATTGCTCTCTTAGTTTTACTGCCCTTAATGACGATGATTTTTGGACGAATTCAAGCAAAGATTCCTCTTGGTTCAAAACTTAAATGTGCTAATGGATATGAATTCTTTTGGTTGATTCCTGTTCTCGTGATTTCAGGTATCGTCGCATGGAAACTCGGCCCCGTCTTTGAGAATATGATTTTTGATCATAGTTTTAAATCTTGGTGGAATCATTCACTGGGAATGAAGTACGAATCTAAAAATGCAATCATCGTTGGTATCTCTATGGGTTTTGCGGTTATCCCTATCATCTTTACAATTACTGAGGATGCCCTATCCAATGTACCCCAAAACCTCATATCAGGTTCTCTTGCTCTTGGTGCGAGTCGCTGGCAAACAGCAGTAAAAGTTGTGCTCCCCACTGCATCCGCAGGTATTTTTTCCGCTATTATGATTGGCCTCGGTCGCGCAGTTGGTGAAACAATGATTGTCTTATTCTGTTGTGGTGGTACATCGATTATGGAAACCAACCCTTTCTCCGGTATGAGAACTCTATCGGTTAACTTAGCAACTGAGTTACCTGAAGCTCCTAAAGATGGAACGCTTTTTAGAGCTCTTTTCCTAGGTGCCCTCCTACTTTTCCTTATGACCTTTGTCATCAATACAATTGCAGAAATACTGAGGCAGTATATCCGCAACAAATATAAGGTAGTTTAA
- a CDS encoding PstS family phosphate ABC transporter substrate-binding protein encodes MHFLKKAFAFTAAALTVTTASAVDENLATYKPVSSLSGNLNSVGSDTLNNLMALWSESFQKKYPNVKIQVEGKGSSTAPPALIEGVSQLAPMSRMMKEKELDAFEKKFGYKPTPVGVSIDALAVYVHKDNPIKGLNFKDLDGIFSSTYKHGGSDVKTWGDLGMTGSWANTTISMYGRNSASGTYGYFKKHALAKGDFKANVKEMPGSSSVISSIAKEISGIGYSGIGYRTSEVRVVPLTKDGETFYEPTIKNCLNRKYPLARVLYIYVNKKPGQKLDTLTLEFLKFVLSKEGQEIVAKDGYYPLPAKMADKIVKSLN; translated from the coding sequence ATGCACTTCCTCAAAAAAGCATTCGCCTTCACGGCAGCTGCCCTCACTGTAACAACTGCTTCTGCAGTAGACGAAAACCTCGCAACTTACAAGCCAGTTAGCTCACTTTCTGGTAACCTTAACTCTGTAGGTTCTGATACACTCAATAACCTTATGGCTCTTTGGAGTGAATCTTTCCAAAAGAAATACCCTAACGTAAAAATTCAGGTTGAAGGTAAAGGTTCTTCTACTGCACCTCCAGCACTTATCGAAGGTGTTTCTCAGCTCGCTCCTATGAGCCGTATGATGAAAGAAAAAGAGCTCGACGCTTTCGAGAAAAAGTTCGGTTACAAACCAACACCAGTTGGCGTATCAATCGACGCTCTCGCTGTATACGTACACAAAGATAACCCAATTAAAGGTCTTAACTTCAAAGATCTCGACGGTATCTTCTCTTCTACTTATAAGCACGGCGGTTCAGACGTTAAAACTTGGGGTGACCTTGGTATGACTGGTAGCTGGGCAAACACAACGATCTCAATGTACGGTCGTAACTCTGCTTCTGGTACTTACGGTTACTTCAAGAAGCACGCACTTGCTAAGGGTGACTTCAAAGCTAACGTTAAAGAAATGCCTGGTTCTTCTTCTGTAATTAGCTCAATTGCTAAAGAAATCTCTGGTATCGGTTACTCTGGTATCGGTTATAGAACTTCTGAAGTTCGCGTTGTGCCACTTACAAAAGATGGCGAAACTTTTTACGAACCAACGATTAAAAACTGCCTCAACAGAAAATATCCTCTTGCACGAGTTCTCTATATCTACGTGAACAAGAAACCAGGTCAAAAACTTGACACACTTACACTTGAATTCCTCAAGTTTGTTCTCTCTAAAGAAGGTCAAGAGATCGTTGCAAAAGACGGTTACTACCCACTTCCTGCAAAAATGGCTGACAAGATTGTAAAAAGCCTGAATTAA
- a CDS encoding Na/Pi cotransporter family protein has product MKKFLLLTTLLFSVISPTFAQETPAPPQAVQSELSQSEDSAAQAVDSKMALESEAQLESAEKADTKPLVKSLKKEYKKLDSKIIQKMVFSLLGGLGIFLLGMRFMSDGIQKVAGPSLKKCIKMVTNNRVLACIAGVFLTVLVQSSSVTTVMAVGFVNSGIMALQQAIGVILGANIGTTITGWVIALKIGKWGLPILGIAAFTFLFNKKEKVKFISMAIMGVGMVFFGLELMKNGFKPMKELQEFEKAFSYFTAGSYIGVLKCALVGCILTVIVQSSSATLGITIALATTGVIPFETAAALVLGENIGTTITAFLASIGASTNAKRAAYFHIFFNLVGVFWITLIFSQYMEFITWFMGRFKDITDINASVTEVIDGQEVLTFPYMTAGIAMVHTIFNVANVLFFLPFTAVAAKILNNIVKDKKVTGDKYLTNLDFQMYDSPFAAIEQSAHEIKKMEHKSDLMLVDLKNFIEGNGDHKKLSRNIFRTEDILDKVQTEVTDFLTDVMSQALNTDESEEAKKQLLLADEYESISDYIMTIVKHFKRLEDNNLEFNDKQKSEILELHELITTFYKKIQNPDKNDQAIHSEASVRSEEITAEIRKYRSNHWERLSDKRMDPLLSTTFTDVINSYRKIKTLILHVAETRAGIK; this is encoded by the coding sequence ATGAAAAAATTCTTACTTCTAACAACGCTTCTTTTTAGCGTTATTTCACCTACATTTGCCCAAGAAACACCCGCACCACCACAAGCTGTTCAAAGTGAATTAAGTCAATCAGAAGATTCAGCCGCTCAAGCAGTCGATTCAAAGATGGCCTTGGAATCAGAAGCTCAATTAGAAAGTGCTGAGAAAGCAGACACTAAGCCCCTTGTTAAAAGTCTTAAGAAAGAATATAAAAAGCTCGATTCAAAAATCATTCAGAAAATGGTTTTCTCACTTCTAGGTGGTCTAGGCATCTTCTTATTAGGTATGCGCTTCATGTCTGATGGTATTCAGAAAGTTGCTGGCCCCTCCCTTAAAAAATGTATTAAGATGGTGACAAACAACCGTGTGCTCGCATGTATTGCAGGTGTTTTTCTTACAGTTCTCGTCCAATCTTCTTCAGTAACTACTGTAATGGCGGTAGGTTTTGTTAACTCCGGTATTATGGCGCTACAACAAGCTATTGGTGTTATTCTCGGTGCGAATATCGGTACGACTATTACAGGCTGGGTTATTGCCCTTAAAATCGGTAAATGGGGTCTTCCTATTCTAGGGATAGCTGCTTTTACGTTCCTCTTTAATAAGAAAGAAAAAGTTAAATTCATCTCTATGGCTATTATGGGTGTCGGTATGGTTTTCTTCGGTCTTGAACTGATGAAAAATGGTTTCAAACCGATGAAAGAATTACAAGAATTTGAAAAAGCGTTCTCTTACTTCACTGCGGGTTCTTATATTGGCGTTCTCAAATGTGCTCTTGTTGGCTGTATCCTAACTGTTATTGTTCAATCCTCTTCGGCAACACTCGGTATTACCATTGCTCTCGCCACCACAGGTGTTATTCCTTTTGAAACTGCAGCTGCACTTGTACTCGGTGAAAATATTGGTACCACAATCACCGCTTTCCTTGCATCAATTGGTGCTTCAACCAACGCCAAACGCGCGGCCTACTTCCACATTTTCTTCAACTTAGTTGGTGTTTTCTGGATCACGCTCATTTTCTCTCAATACATGGAATTCATCACTTGGTTCATGGGTCGCTTCAAAGATATTACAGATATCAATGCTTCAGTAACTGAAGTTATTGATGGCCAAGAAGTCTTAACTTTCCCATACATGACTGCAGGTATTGCCATGGTTCACACCATCTTTAACGTGGCTAATGTTCTCTTCTTCTTACCTTTCACTGCTGTAGCAGCTAAGATCCTTAACAACATCGTTAAAGACAAAAAGGTTACGGGTGATAAATACCTCACGAATCTCGACTTCCAGATGTACGATTCACCTTTCGCAGCGATTGAGCAGAGTGCGCATGAGATCAAAAAGATGGAACATAAATCTGATCTTATGCTCGTTGACCTCAAAAACTTCATTGAAGGCAACGGCGATCATAAAAAACTCAGTCGTAATATTTTCCGTACAGAAGATATATTAGACAAAGTTCAAACTGAAGTGACCGACTTCTTAACTGATGTCATGAGCCAAGCTCTCAACACCGATGAATCAGAAGAAGCTAAAAAACAACTTCTACTTGCCGATGAATACGAATCGATCTCTGATTACATCATGACTATTGTTAAACACTTTAAGAGACTTGAAGATAATAACTTAGAATTTAATGATAAGCAGAAAAGTGAGATTTTAGAGCTTCATGAGCTGATTACTACTTTCTACAAAAAGATTCAAAATCCTGATAAGAATGATCAAGCTATTCACTCTGAAGCTTCGGTTCGTTCTGAAGAAATCACTGCTGAGATCCGCAAATACCGTTCAAATCATTGGGAACGCCTTTCTGACAAGCGCATGGACCCTTTACTCAGTACAACATTCACTGATGTGATTAATTCTTATAGAAAGATCAAGACTTTGATTCTCCACGTTGCTGAAACTCGCGCGGGTATTAAATAA